From the Clostridiales bacterium FE2011 genome, one window contains:
- a CDS encoding Gldg family protein has translation MSKGKFKTGKWKYGSVSALMLAMVLLALIALNAGVYALEKNKGWRIDLSFNGILSQSAETKAVIEKLDKPVEIYALFRKSSERDWLELQELLNKYAASSDKITWKQVDPAVNPQLLEQFSTDNLVPGESNFIVWCEQTNRFRILGGEDFMGLGYNLETGTMEYDSLTFESAITGAIAYVVKDRVPKAVILQGHDEYELQYLTDFQNLLEANQYEVEYQTLRDNEYTPDPEDLLIFFNAQKDLTDIEMTKLTEFAAKGGSFLFVCDYSAPLANMPNYMTLLRSYGFEPLDGLVRADPLDKNSYYESNQYFLLPVMCSTDITMDLVGLGRDYLIIPETRAFAEPEEGDRNLSVSVVLRSADTAIRQIDRTNIAPSVTDGYPLALEARRITTESYVSRAFIIGCGEVLISKSLYSVTHCQELTVNVMEFLLQNDGTGLNITPKDAARPGLKTESLSLGSILLIALPLSVLFAALLVLGPRKNR, from the coding sequence ATGAGTAAAGGGAAGTTTAAAACCGGGAAGTGGAAATACGGTTCCGTATCAGCCCTGATGCTGGCAATGGTGCTGCTGGCACTGATTGCGCTGAACGCGGGCGTATACGCGCTGGAAAAGAATAAGGGATGGCGTATTGATCTCTCCTTTAACGGTATTCTGTCCCAGAGCGCGGAAACAAAGGCCGTGATTGAAAAACTGGATAAACCGGTTGAGATCTATGCACTGTTCCGGAAATCTTCTGAAAGGGACTGGCTGGAGCTTCAGGAACTGTTGAATAAGTATGCCGCGTCCAGTGATAAGATCACCTGGAAGCAGGTGGATCCGGCGGTTAATCCGCAGCTGCTGGAGCAGTTTTCGACCGATAACCTGGTGCCGGGAGAGTCCAACTTCATTGTCTGGTGTGAACAGACGAACCGCTTCAGAATCCTTGGCGGCGAGGACTTTATGGGATTGGGTTACAACCTTGAGACTGGCACAATGGAATATGACAGCCTGACGTTTGAAAGTGCCATTACCGGAGCGATTGCCTATGTGGTGAAGGACCGGGTGCCAAAGGCTGTGATCCTGCAGGGACACGATGAGTATGAACTACAATACCTGACAGACTTCCAGAACCTGCTGGAAGCCAATCAGTATGAAGTGGAATATCAGACCCTGAGGGATAATGAATATACGCCGGATCCTGAAGACCTGCTGATTTTCTTTAACGCACAGAAAGATCTGACGGATATTGAGATGACAAAACTAACGGAATTCGCCGCGAAGGGCGGCAGCTTCCTGTTTGTCTGTGATTATAGTGCCCCCCTGGCGAATATGCCCAATTATATGACATTGCTGCGGAGCTACGGATTTGAGCCGCTGGACGGCCTGGTTCGCGCCGATCCGCTGGACAAGAATTCCTATTACGAATCCAATCAGTATTTTCTTTTACCTGTGATGTGCTCTACGGATATCACGATGGACCTGGTGGGACTGGGCAGGGATTACCTGATTATTCCGGAAACGAGAGCCTTCGCGGAACCGGAAGAGGGAGACCGGAACCTGAGCGTAAGCGTTGTGCTTCGCAGCGCTGATACGGCAATCCGCCAAATTGACAGAACAAACATTGCACCCAGCGTAACAGACGGATATCCGCTGGCGCTGGAAGCCCGTCGTATCACCACGGAGAGTTATGTATCCAGAGCTTTTATCATTGGCTGCGGTGAGGTGCTGATAAGTAAATCCTTGTACTCGGTCACACACTGCCAGGAGCTGACGGTGAACGTGATGGAGTTCCTGCTGCAGAATGACGGAACAGGCCTGAATATTACGCCGAAGGATGCGGCACGTCCCGGACTGAAAACGGAAAGCCTGAGCCTGGGATCAATCCTGCTGATTGCCCTGCCGCTGTCGGTGCTGTTTGCGGCACTGCTGGTGCTGGGACCGAGGAAAAACAGATAA
- a CDS encoding ABC transporter ATP-binding protein, with the protein MIELEHVTKLYGSIPGLRDVSLHVPKGQTVGLLGRNGAGKTTALNLMTGYFPPTEGKVRVGGKDMLADPRACKRMIGYLPEKPPLYDEMTVEEYLAFVSELREVTRKANREHVNEIIELCSLKEVRERVIGHLSKGYRQRVGIAQALCGAPDVLILDEPTVGLDPRQTVEMRELIRKLGKDHTVVFSSHILTEVQQLCSRVIILNEGRMVQSIDLTEKPADTLRLRVRAAGRKEALLGALKGLQCVLQAEGVNSPEAGTAEFLLTCKTADEQGRATDQIFRLLAGLNAPIRMMTEEKDSLEEIFLRNT; encoded by the coding sequence ATGATTGAACTGGAACATGTTACCAAGCTGTACGGAAGCATCCCGGGACTCCGGGATGTCTCGCTTCATGTTCCCAAAGGGCAGACGGTGGGACTGCTGGGCCGCAACGGCGCTGGCAAGACCACGGCGCTGAACCTGATGACCGGCTATTTTCCGCCGACAGAAGGCAAGGTACGGGTGGGCGGAAAGGATATGCTGGCTGACCCGCGGGCCTGCAAACGGATGATCGGCTATCTGCCGGAGAAGCCGCCGCTGTATGACGAAATGACGGTGGAGGAGTACCTGGCCTTTGTCAGCGAACTGCGGGAAGTGACCCGGAAAGCAAACCGGGAGCATGTGAACGAGATTATCGAGCTGTGCTCCCTGAAGGAAGTCCGGGAACGGGTTATCGGCCACCTGAGCAAGGGATACCGTCAGCGCGTCGGTATTGCGCAGGCACTGTGCGGCGCACCGGACGTCCTGATCCTGGATGAACCGACGGTCGGCCTGGATCCGCGGCAAACGGTGGAAATGCGGGAACTGATCCGGAAGCTGGGAAAGGACCACACGGTCGTATTCTCCAGCCATATCCTTACCGAGGTTCAGCAGCTCTGCTCCCGGGTGATAATCCTGAACGAAGGACGGATGGTACAGAGCATTGACCTGACGGAGAAACCGGCCGATACCCTGCGGCTGCGGGTACGTGCGGCCGGACGGAAGGAAGCCCTTCTGGGGGCCCTGAAGGGCCTGCAATGCGTACTGCAGGCAGAAGGAGTCAACAGTCCGGAGGCGGGCACAGCAGAGTTCCTGCTGACCTGTAAAACGGCAGATGAGCAGGGAAGGGCAACGGACCAGATTTTCCGGCTGCTGGCAGGGCTGAACGCGCCGATCCGGATGATGACGGAGGAGAAGGACAGCCTGGAGGAGATCTTCCTGAGAAACACATAA
- a CDS encoding ABC transporter permease subunit has product MNTIRKREIQGYFYTSVGYVFIGVFLIISSILFYVSILRTRSGELPNFIYTMSYLWMLLCPILTMRLLAEEKQKKTDQLLLTSPVSLPGIVLGKYLAAVTVLLITAGMTLLFVLVVALYGRVYPAELAVNYLGFILQGCALAALDLFLSGCAGTPVTAAVLAYGANLLLWILDEMYGMIQVEWLSEILKFLSIYRRNENMIKLGQLSFAAILYDLSFIAAFLALAVFRLDRKRYTR; this is encoded by the coding sequence ATGAATACGATCCGGAAACGGGAGATACAGGGGTACTTTTATACTTCTGTAGGCTATGTGTTTATCGGGGTATTCCTGATTATTTCCTCCATCCTGTTTTATGTGAGTATACTCAGGACGCGAAGCGGTGAACTGCCGAATTTCATCTATACGATGAGCTATCTGTGGATGCTGCTTTGCCCGATCCTGACGATGCGCCTGCTGGCGGAAGAAAAGCAGAAGAAGACGGATCAGCTGCTGCTGACGAGCCCGGTATCCCTGCCGGGTATTGTGCTGGGCAAATACCTGGCCGCAGTGACGGTGCTGCTGATAACCGCGGGGATGACGCTGCTGTTTGTGCTGGTGGTAGCTCTCTACGGCAGGGTGTATCCGGCGGAACTGGCGGTAAACTACCTGGGATTCATCCTGCAGGGCTGCGCCCTGGCCGCACTGGATCTGTTCCTTTCGGGATGCGCGGGCACACCGGTGACGGCTGCGGTACTGGCATACGGCGCCAACCTGCTGCTGTGGATCCTGGATGAGATGTACGGCATGATCCAGGTGGAATGGCTTTCGGAGATCCTGAAATTCCTGTCCATATACCGGCGGAATGAGAACATGATCAAGCTGGGGCAGCTGAGTTTCGCTGCGATCCTGTATGACCTGTCCTTTATCGCGGCGTTCCTGGCACTGGCGGTGTTCAGGCTCGATCGAAAAAGATATACGCGGTAA
- a CDS encoding DNA polymerase III subunit alpha, with the protein MSFTHLHLHTEYSLLDGACRISSLADRLKELGMDSCAITDHGVLYGAIDFYNAMKEAGIKPIIGCEAYVCRDRTDKSMTGRENSHLILLCENNTGYQNLMYLISEGFLTGYYYRPRIDYNLIREHHEGLICLSACLSGDLPKMLLNGQDESAHAYVREMQEIFGEKNFYIEIMDHNLREEKTVLPRLISLAREMNVPLVATNDCHYLEKKDAHAQEVLMCIQTGKTLADDQRMRMETEELYVKSEEEMRALFRQVPDAVDRTQEIVDRCNVEFEFGVTRLPHYPVPEGETAKSMLRRLCGEGMKKLYPDAKEGDEPYQRLEYELSTIEHMGYVDYFLIVWDFIHYAKSHGIMVGPGRGSGAGSIVAYTLGITMLDPLKYQLLFERFLNPERVSMPDIDVDFCYERRQEVIDYVARKYGSDHVSQIITFGTMAAKGVVRDVGRVLGMSYQETDAVAKAIPFDLGMTLNKALKISPVLREMYDNQPKVRELIDTALTLEGMPRHASTHAAGVLITGKPVVEFVPLQRNDEVITTQYPMGTIERLGLLKMDFLGLRTLTVIRDTLDMMRETGKDMKPEDIPLDDPAVYEMISRGDTDGVFQMEGAGMTGFLTNMKPSCFEDIIAAISLYRPGPMESIPRYIAGKANPASVKYKTEKLRPILDVTYGCMVYQEQVMQIVRDLAGYSYGRSDLVRRAMAKKKHKVMEEERQIFVHGLTDKDGNVTVPGCVRNGVPENVANEIYDEMIAFASYAFNKSHAAAYGVVAMQTAWLKRYYPVQFMAAMLNSVYGNTGKIAGYIQYCRGRDISVLPPNVNRSRWKFTVDRDAEGKAAILFGLGAIKSVGENAVNAIIRERESAGPFRDIFDFCRRIDTAECNKRVTESLIKAGAFDGFGANRPQMLAVYEAAMDANQARKKKNVSGQVSLFDMFGGGEEQPMFDAELRLPDIPDCPAKAKLKMEKDAAGVYMTGHPLDDYREKLKKLTYTAAEITEPEEEAETPDLDGMFVDLGGILTEVKEKATKKGDYMAFVTLEDMTGQIECLVFPRVFEKYRLLLNTDEAVVISGKISVREDEAPKLLAERVTRLEEWTTQPSTLRLEEFRKKREAPKTDAQLAAEAEKKVFLRLSRQDMDRAGAVLALCAGEIPVYMHIPEEKITLLCPKENWCSADENCIQRLRDVLGAENVVLKQKG; encoded by the coding sequence ATGAGCTTTACGCATCTTCATCTGCACACGGAGTACAGCCTGCTGGATGGCGCCTGCAGGATCAGTTCGCTTGCCGACCGGCTGAAAGAGCTGGGAATGGACTCCTGCGCAATTACGGATCACGGCGTACTGTACGGCGCGATCGATTTCTATAACGCGATGAAGGAAGCCGGGATCAAACCGATCATCGGCTGCGAAGCATACGTCTGCCGGGACCGGACGGACAAGTCCATGACCGGCCGCGAAAACAGCCACCTGATCCTGCTGTGCGAGAACAATACCGGCTATCAGAACCTGATGTACCTGATCAGTGAGGGCTTCCTGACGGGTTACTATTACCGGCCGCGGATCGACTATAACCTGATCCGGGAACATCATGAAGGCCTGATCTGCCTGAGCGCCTGCCTGAGCGGCGACCTTCCGAAAATGCTGCTGAACGGGCAGGATGAAAGCGCCCATGCCTATGTGCGGGAAATGCAGGAGATCTTCGGCGAGAAGAATTTCTATATTGAAATCATGGATCACAACCTGCGGGAAGAAAAGACCGTTCTGCCCCGGCTGATCAGTCTGGCCCGGGAAATGAATGTTCCGCTGGTTGCGACCAACGACTGTCACTACCTGGAGAAGAAGGACGCACATGCCCAGGAAGTGCTGATGTGCATCCAGACCGGCAAGACGCTGGCGGACGACCAGCGGATGCGGATGGAGACAGAAGAGCTCTACGTCAAGAGCGAAGAGGAGATGCGCGCCCTGTTCCGGCAGGTGCCGGACGCCGTTGACCGGACCCAGGAGATCGTAGATCGATGCAACGTCGAGTTTGAATTCGGTGTAACCCGCCTGCCGCACTATCCGGTGCCGGAAGGCGAAACCGCAAAGAGCATGCTGCGCCGCCTGTGCGGGGAAGGCATGAAGAAGCTCTATCCGGACGCCAAAGAGGGAGATGAACCCTATCAGCGGCTGGAATATGAGCTGTCCACCATTGAACATATGGGCTATGTGGACTACTTCCTGATCGTCTGGGACTTCATCCACTATGCCAAATCCCACGGGATCATGGTTGGCCCGGGCCGCGGCAGCGGCGCCGGCTCCATCGTGGCCTATACGCTGGGGATTACCATGCTGGATCCGCTGAAATACCAGCTGCTGTTTGAGCGCTTCCTGAATCCGGAACGTGTCAGCATGCCTGATATTGACGTGGACTTCTGCTACGAACGGCGGCAGGAGGTTATTGACTACGTGGCCCGGAAATACGGATCGGACCATGTGAGCCAGATCATCACCTTCGGTACCATGGCGGCCAAGGGCGTTGTGCGCGACGTGGGCCGGGTGCTGGGCATGAGCTACCAGGAAACGGACGCGGTGGCCAAGGCGATTCCCTTTGACCTGGGCATGACGCTGAACAAGGCGCTGAAGATCAGCCCGGTGCTCCGGGAAATGTATGACAACCAGCCGAAGGTCAGGGAACTGATTGATACGGCACTGACGCTGGAAGGGATGCCCCGGCATGCTTCCACCCACGCGGCGGGCGTGCTGATTACCGGTAAGCCGGTGGTGGAATTTGTGCCCCTGCAGCGGAACGACGAGGTCATCACCACCCAGTATCCGATGGGCACCATTGAGCGCCTGGGCCTGCTGAAGATGGACTTCCTCGGATTGCGGACCCTGACGGTGATCCGGGATACGCTGGACATGATGCGGGAAACCGGCAAGGACATGAAGCCGGAGGATATTCCGCTGGATGATCCGGCGGTTTATGAAATGATCAGCCGGGGCGATACGGACGGAGTGTTCCAGATGGAAGGCGCGGGCATGACCGGCTTCCTGACGAACATGAAGCCCAGCTGCTTTGAAGACATCATCGCTGCCATCTCCCTGTACCGTCCGGGCCCCATGGAATCCATTCCGCGCTATATCGCAGGCAAGGCGAACCCTGCCAGCGTAAAGTATAAAACTGAAAAACTGCGTCCGATCCTGGACGTGACCTACGGGTGTATGGTGTACCAGGAGCAGGTTATGCAGATCGTGCGTGACCTGGCCGGATACAGCTACGGCCGGAGTGACCTGGTGCGCCGCGCCATGGCGAAGAAAAAGCACAAGGTCATGGAAGAGGAACGGCAGATTTTCGTTCACGGCCTGACAGACAAGGACGGGAACGTCACTGTGCCCGGATGCGTGCGCAACGGCGTTCCGGAGAATGTAGCGAACGAAATCTACGATGAAATGATCGCTTTCGCCAGCTACGCCTTCAATAAGTCCCACGCCGCGGCTTACGGTGTGGTGGCTATGCAGACAGCCTGGCTGAAGCGGTATTATCCCGTGCAGTTCATGGCGGCCATGCTGAACAGCGTGTACGGCAATACCGGCAAGATTGCCGGATACATCCAGTACTGCCGGGGCCGGGATATTTCCGTGCTGCCGCCCAACGTGAACCGGAGCCGCTGGAAGTTTACAGTGGACCGGGACGCGGAAGGAAAAGCCGCGATCCTGTTCGGCCTGGGCGCAATCAAGAGCGTAGGCGAGAATGCTGTGAACGCGATCATCCGCGAGCGGGAAAGCGCCGGGCCTTTCCGGGATATCTTTGACTTCTGCCGGCGGATTGATACGGCGGAGTGCAACAAGCGGGTCACGGAGAGCCTGATCAAGGCAGGAGCCTTTGACGGCTTTGGCGCCAACAGGCCGCAAATGCTGGCAGTATACGAGGCTGCCATGGATGCGAACCAGGCACGGAAAAAGAAGAATGTATCCGGCCAGGTAAGCCTGTTTGATATGTTCGGCGGCGGGGAAGAACAGCCCATGTTTGACGCCGAACTGCGGCTGCCGGACATTCCGGACTGCCCGGCGAAGGCCAAACTGAAAATGGAAAAGGACGCCGCGGGAGTCTATATGACGGGTCATCCGTTGGATGATTATCGGGAGAAGCTGAAAAAGCTGACCTATACGGCGGCTGAAATCACCGAACCCGAAGAGGAAGCCGAGACTCCGGACCTGGACGGAATGTTTGTGGACCTGGGCGGCATCCTGACAGAGGTCAAGGAAAAGGCGACCAAGAAGGGCGACTATATGGCCTTTGTTACCCTGGAAGACATGACCGGACAGATTGAATGCCTGGTGTTCCCCAGGGTGTTTGAGAAATACCGGCTGCTGCTGAACACGGATGAAGCCGTGGTGATCAGCGGCAAGATCAGCGTACGGGAGGATGAAGCTCCCAAGCTGCTGGCGGAGCGGGTAACCCGGCTGGAAGAGTGGACAACGCAGCCCTCCACGCTGCGGCTGGAGGAATTCCGGAAGAAGCGGGAAGCACCGAAAACGGACGCCCAGCTGGCGGCTGAAGCAGAGAAAAAAGTCTTCCTGCGGCTGAGCCGGCAGGATATGGACCGGGCCGGTGCCGTGCTGGCGCTGTGCGCGGGAGAGATTCCGGTTTATATGCATATTCCGGAAGAAAAGATTACACTGCTGTGCCCGAAGGAAAACTGGTGCAGCGCGGATGAAAACTGCATCCAGCGGCTGAGGGATGTGCTGGGTGCGGAAAATGTGGTACTGAAACAAAAGGGGTGA
- the rplQ gene encoding 50S ribosomal protein L17, whose translation MANQRKLGRTADQRKALLRNQVTNLIWNGRITTTEAKAKEVRRIADKMITLAVRECENTVSTTKETHNDKGQLVTLEVVNDAPSKLHARRIMMAYLYDLKEAKNADENKAEYRERTKDNKHPVVEKLFREIGPKYKARNAEKNCSGGYTRIYKLGPRRGDAAEMVILELV comes from the coding sequence ATGGCTAACCAACGCAAGCTGGGTCGCACCGCGGATCAGCGCAAGGCGCTGCTTCGTAACCAGGTGACCAACCTGATCTGGAACGGCCGGATCACGACTACCGAAGCCAAGGCCAAGGAAGTCCGCCGGATCGCCGACAAGATGATTACCCTGGCTGTGCGCGAATGCGAAAATACGGTTTCCACCACCAAGGAAACCCATAACGACAAAGGACAGCTGGTCACCCTGGAAGTGGTGAACGATGCTCCGTCCAAACTGCATGCCCGCCGCATCATGATGGCTTACCTCTACGATCTGAAGGAAGCCAAGAATGCCGACGAGAACAAGGCTGAATACCGTGAGCGTACCAAGGACAACAAGCATCCTGTGGTAGAGAAGCTCTTCCGTGAAATCGGACCCAAGTACAAGGCCCGCAACGCGGAAAAGAACTGCTCCGGTGGCTACACCCGCATCTACAAGCTCGGACCGCGTCGCGGCGATGCCGCCGAGATGGTCATTCTCGAGCTGGTCTGA
- a CDS encoding DNA-directed RNA polymerase subunit alpha: MVEIEKARIDCVEVGQNGCYGRFVIEPLERGFGHTLGNSLRRVLLSSLPGVAVSSVHIEGVQHEFSTIPGVKEDVTEIILNLKTMACKMFADGPKQLTIDVKGPCELTAGDIKTDDEVEIANPELHIATLNEDAHLQMQLTLDRGRGYVSADKNKTPSMPIGVIPIDSIFTPVKKVNYTVEDTRVGQITDYDKLTLEIWTNGTLKPEEAISSAAKILNEHLNLFISLTDQVMPVSMVQPEDDKKDKVLEMTIEELDLSVRAYNCLKRAGINSVAELVQKNQEDMMKVRNLGRKSLEEVEQKLSALGLGLRPNDD, translated from the coding sequence ATCGTCGAAATCGAAAAAGCCCGTATCGACTGCGTCGAAGTTGGACAGAACGGCTGCTATGGCCGCTTTGTGATCGAGCCGCTTGAACGCGGATTCGGCCACACCCTGGGCAACTCCCTGCGTCGCGTGCTTCTTTCCTCCCTCCCCGGCGTGGCAGTCTCTTCCGTGCACATCGAAGGTGTGCAGCACGAGTTCTCCACGATCCCGGGAGTCAAGGAAGATGTAACGGAAATCATCCTGAATCTGAAGACTATGGCCTGCAAGATGTTTGCCGATGGCCCCAAGCAGCTCACCATCGATGTGAAGGGTCCCTGCGAACTGACTGCCGGCGATATCAAAACGGATGATGAGGTTGAAATCGCCAACCCGGAACTCCATATCGCCACGCTGAATGAGGATGCTCATCTGCAGATGCAGCTGACCCTCGATCGCGGCCGCGGATATGTGAGCGCCGACAAGAACAAGACCCCCAGCATGCCTATCGGCGTGATCCCGATCGACTCCATCTTCACTCCTGTGAAGAAAGTCAACTACACGGTCGAAGATACCCGCGTAGGTCAGATCACGGACTATGACAAGCTGACCCTTGAGATCTGGACCAACGGCACGCTGAAGCCTGAAGAGGCTATTTCCAGCGCCGCCAAGATTCTGAATGAGCACCTGAACCTGTTCATCAGCCTGACCGACCAGGTCATGCCCGTGAGCATGGTGCAGCCCGAAGACGACAAGAAGGACAAGGTTCTGGAGATGACTATCGAAGAACTGGATCTTTCCGTCCGTGCTTATAACTGCCTGAAGCGTGCCGGCATCAACAGCGTTGCTGAGCTGGTGCAGAAGAATCAGGAAGACATGATGAAGGTCCGCAATCTGGGCCGTAAGAGCCTGGAAGAAGTTGAGCAGAAGCTCAGCGCTCTGGGTCTGGGCCTTCGCCCCAATGATGACTAA
- a CDS encoding DUF4340 domain-containing protein — translation MERQKHKDRKRRRLTGVILCALLLVICVAVGLLLRDKAEKTASEANVKYEAQTGNIFLHEESELKSLTLIQQGKDPWTVETDAEGKLHLLHEETGEPSSWTVDENIAELLMSVATNLTYDDIFAEKRSEWEVALDAFGLKDPLVTAVFSFQDGTDVTVHVGKSADPENNRYYYMSVDGDEHLYAVSAGIMDDLSTEQTLLHPVPRLEIQSALLDRISVKNADGSVRKEWSLQGDVKDRDAAENWQLTAPFTYPADYNSIVNLKENAGNLRLGVFIEEANEETLKLYGFEEPSAILEFHTAAGSTGTVGMSGVFDVSDWEEHLYTLTVGGSKSEMSSYVLYEGCIYSVTDFTMSAFLNVEPTSTVARYVVTIPLTSLESAVVEKHGQETVSYVLEPVEDAGNGEEVTEQTYRCLKNGEEIPYETFEAAWDRLLTVTVSGKLSQEYEPGNVHTKYTFRTVSGRTHILELSDLDQMHDLVTLDGASRFYLIKNGMTDLP, via the coding sequence GTGGAGAGACAGAAGCATAAGGACCGGAAGCGGAGAAGGCTGACCGGGGTGATTCTGTGCGCTCTTTTGCTGGTGATCTGCGTTGCGGTTGGTTTGCTGCTGCGGGATAAGGCAGAGAAAACGGCATCCGAAGCGAACGTGAAATATGAAGCACAAACAGGCAATATCTTTCTGCACGAAGAAAGCGAACTGAAAAGCCTGACGCTGATCCAGCAAGGGAAAGATCCCTGGACCGTGGAGACAGACGCGGAAGGCAAACTTCATCTGTTGCATGAGGAAACAGGAGAACCCTCTTCCTGGACGGTGGACGAAAACATCGCAGAACTGCTGATGAGCGTGGCCACAAACCTGACCTATGACGACATATTCGCGGAAAAACGGTCAGAATGGGAAGTCGCTCTGGATGCTTTCGGCCTGAAGGATCCGCTGGTAACCGCTGTGTTCAGCTTCCAGGATGGCACAGATGTGACTGTGCATGTCGGGAAATCGGCTGATCCTGAAAACAACAGGTACTACTACATGTCTGTGGACGGAGATGAACACCTGTACGCTGTTTCGGCGGGTATTATGGACGATCTGAGCACGGAACAGACCCTGCTTCATCCGGTCCCGCGGCTGGAGATCCAGAGCGCACTGCTGGACAGAATCAGCGTGAAAAACGCAGACGGAAGCGTCCGGAAGGAATGGAGCCTGCAGGGAGACGTAAAGGACAGGGACGCGGCGGAAAACTGGCAGCTGACGGCGCCTTTTACTTACCCTGCGGATTACAACTCGATTGTAAACCTGAAGGAAAACGCCGGGAATCTACGGCTGGGTGTGTTTATAGAAGAGGCAAACGAAGAAACGCTGAAGCTTTACGGCTTTGAAGAGCCTTCGGCAATCCTTGAGTTCCATACGGCAGCAGGATCCACCGGTACGGTAGGGATGAGCGGCGTGTTTGACGTGAGCGACTGGGAAGAACACCTGTATACCCTGACTGTCGGTGGGAGCAAGAGTGAGATGTCTTCTTACGTCCTGTACGAAGGCTGTATCTATTCCGTCACCGATTTCACAATGAGCGCGTTCCTGAACGTGGAGCCCACAAGCACAGTAGCCCGTTATGTGGTTACTATCCCGCTGACCTCGCTGGAAAGCGCAGTGGTGGAGAAGCATGGCCAGGAGACGGTTTCCTACGTCCTGGAGCCTGTGGAGGATGCCGGGAACGGGGAAGAAGTGACGGAACAGACATATCGCTGCCTGAAAAACGGCGAAGAAATCCCGTATGAGACGTTTGAAGCTGCCTGGGACAGGCTGCTGACGGTGACGGTGAGCGGGAAGCTTTCACAGGAATATGAGCCGGGGAACGTGCATACCAAGTATACGTTCCGCACAGTAAGCGGCAGGACGCATATCCTGGAATTGTCTGACCTGGATCAGATGCACGACCTGGTTACGCTGGACGGAGCAAGCAGGTTTTATCTCATAAAAAACGGGATGACAGACTTGCCGTGA
- a CDS encoding GtrA family protein, whose amino-acid sequence MEQKKSRAAEIIRFALTGGVCFVVELAVLILLKGKFGVDTLIATPIAFLISVILNYLLCVVWVFRGAKNRGAGAKAGFLITSLIGLGLNEVLMLLFRVLLGEDAVILTFGSRTINMYVLNKCMATLIVMIWNYFSKRAVLYRRAKQ is encoded by the coding sequence ATGGAACAGAAGAAGAGCCGGGCAGCGGAGATCATTCGGTTTGCCCTGACCGGCGGCGTCTGTTTTGTGGTGGAACTGGCCGTACTGATTTTGCTGAAGGGGAAGTTCGGCGTGGATACGCTGATTGCAACGCCCATCGCTTTCCTGATTTCAGTGATCCTGAATTACCTGCTGTGCGTCGTCTGGGTTTTCCGCGGAGCAAAGAACCGGGGAGCTGGCGCAAAGGCGGGCTTCCTGATTACCAGCCTGATCGGCCTGGGACTGAACGAGGTGCTGATGCTGCTGTTCCGGGTGCTCCTGGGTGAAGACGCTGTGATACTGACTTTCGGATCCAGAACGATCAACATGTATGTGCTGAACAAGTGCATGGCGACGCTGATTGTGATGATCTGGAATTACTTCTCGAAACGGGCGGTATTGTACCGCAGGGCAAAGCAATGA
- the rpsD gene encoding 30S ribosomal protein S4 encodes MAVNKDPIAKKCRKFDISPAVMGYGNKKSTRNPGGNRRKKVSEYGAQLQEKQKVKFVYGVLEKQFHKYYLKAANMKGITGDNMLRLLEQRLDNVVFRLGLAKTRRMARQIVCHGHIRVNDIKVDIPSYQVKVGDKITLRKRSEEMEMFKSLREGTSTLIPKWLSFDAQNLTGTVNALPTREDIDLQVQENMIVEFYSR; translated from the coding sequence ATGGCAGTGAATAAAGATCCGATTGCCAAGAAATGCCGGAAGTTCGACATTTCCCCGGCCGTTATGGGCTATGGCAATAAAAAATCCACCCGCAATCCCGGCGGAAACCGCCGCAAGAAGGTCTCCGAATACGGCGCCCAGCTGCAGGAAAAGCAGAAGGTTAAGTTCGTATACGGCGTCCTGGAAAAGCAGTTCCACAAGTACTACCTGAAGGCCGCCAACATGAAGGGCATCACCGGTGACAACATGCTCCGCCTGCTGGAGCAGCGTCTGGACAACGTTGTGTTCCGTCTTGGTCTGGCCAAGACCCGTCGTATGGCTCGTCAGATCGTCTGCCACGGCCACATTCGGGTCAATGATATCAAAGTCGACATTCCTTCCTACCAGGTGAAGGTTGGCGATAAGATCACTCTGCGCAAGCGCAGCGAAGAGATGGAGATGTTCAAGAGTCTGCGTGAAGGAACCAGCACGCTGATCCCGAAGTGGCTCAGCTTCGACGCTCAGAACCTCACCGGCACCGTCAACGCTCTTCCCACCCGCGAAGATATCGACCTGCAGGTTCAGGAGAACATGATCGTCGAGTTCTACTCCCGTTAA